One genomic region from Jilunia laotingensis encodes:
- a CDS encoding glycoside hydrolase family 43 protein has translation MNRLRNFNKSILTLTFCCLPFLNVAGQQMTAFERVGTDDESVQEYFPGEHRARPVLGDYTNSGYMGLFSGGQDLGGSSGWYADPRWGDLGDGTFANPILNGDYSDPDVIRVGNKYYMICSEFHFMGIPVLESEDMVNWTTIGQIFGRIDLPGYSEMNRYGEGSWAPALRYHDGKFWMFVCMPNDGLFMSTATDPAGPWTPLYCVKEVKGWEDPCPLWDEDGQAYIGRSQLGGGPIYIHKMSPDGTRLLDEGQKVYEGPVAEGTKLFKKDGYYYISIPEGGVGSGWQTVMRSQSIYGPYESRRVLEMGVTKVNGPHQGALVDTPEGEWWFYHFQSADPQGRVVHLQPVVWEEGFPVIGEDYDKNGVGEPMKVCKKPSISSNIKPHAPQSSDDFSSDKLAVQWQFNHNPVDANWSLTSRPGWLEIKALKADNVRMALNQFTQKTMGYRGEATICLDYSAMTEGQRAGLECIGGKFCGAGICMQKENETLQPVIYFENEGEVKLIKTIEKVDAPVIYVKLAIDALNNKHQFSYSLDGQNYVDCGDTFQESSRDWKGSRVGIYSYNTKEASGSAWFDSFDYKYDGPGGLVTEE, from the coding sequence ATGAATCGTTTGCGGAATTTCAATAAGAGTATATTGACTTTGACTTTCTGCTGCCTGCCGTTTCTGAACGTTGCCGGTCAGCAAATGACTGCGTTCGAAAGAGTGGGAACGGATGATGAGTCCGTTCAGGAATATTTTCCGGGTGAACACCGTGCCCGGCCCGTATTGGGCGATTATACCAATAGCGGATATATGGGACTGTTCAGTGGCGGGCAAGACTTGGGAGGTTCGTCCGGTTGGTATGCCGATCCCCGTTGGGGCGATTTGGGCGATGGCACGTTTGCCAATCCTATTCTGAATGGCGATTATTCCGATCCCGATGTAATCCGTGTAGGGAATAAGTATTATATGATCTGCTCCGAATTCCACTTTATGGGCATACCCGTTCTTGAATCGGAAGATATGGTGAATTGGACGACCATCGGGCAGATATTTGGTCGTATCGACCTTCCTGGATATTCGGAGATGAATCGTTACGGAGAAGGCAGTTGGGCACCCGCCCTTCGTTATCACGATGGAAAGTTCTGGATGTTCGTTTGTATGCCTAACGATGGATTGTTTATGTCGACGGCTACCGATCCTGCCGGTCCTTGGACTCCTTTGTATTGCGTGAAGGAAGTGAAAGGTTGGGAAGATCCTTGTCCGTTATGGGATGAAGACGGGCAGGCTTATATAGGCCGTAGCCAGTTGGGTGGCGGTCCGATTTATATCCATAAGATGAGTCCGGACGGCACCCGTCTGCTCGATGAAGGACAGAAGGTTTATGAAGGTCCTGTAGCCGAGGGAACCAAACTCTTCAAGAAGGACGGTTATTATTATATCAGTATCCCCGAAGGCGGAGTCGGCTCAGGTTGGCAGACTGTGATGCGTTCTCAGAGCATCTATGGCCCGTATGAATCAAGACGTGTCCTGGAAATGGGAGTAACGAAGGTGAACGGCCCGCACCAAGGTGCTTTGGTTGATACCCCCGAAGGCGAATGGTGGTTTTATCATTTCCAGTCAGCCGATCCGCAGGGACGGGTAGTACACTTGCAACCGGTAGTCTGGGAAGAGGGCTTCCCCGTTATCGGTGAGGATTATGACAAGAACGGAGTCGGTGAGCCGATGAAGGTTTGCAAGAAACCTTCTATAAGCAGCAACATAAAACCCCATGCACCCCAGTCAAGTGATGATTTCTCTTCCGATAAACTGGCTGTGCAGTGGCAGTTCAATCATAACCCGGTAGATGCGAACTGGTCGCTGACCTCCCGCCCCGGTTGGTTGGAGATCAAAGCGTTGAAAGCCGACAATGTGCGCATGGCACTTAACCAGTTTACCCAAAAGACGATGGGGTATCGGGGAGAAGCTACCATCTGCCTGGATTATTCGGCAATGACCGAGGGACAACGTGCCGGACTGGAATGCATTGGTGGTAAATTCTGTGGTGCGGGTATCTGTATGCAAAAAGAGAATGAAACGCTGCAACCTGTCATCTATTTTGAGAACGAAGGCGAGGTGAAACTGATAAAAACAATCGAAAAAGTCGATGCTCCGGTGATTTACGTGAAGTTGGCAATCGATGCGCTGAACAATAAACACCAGTTCTCCTACAGCTTGGACGGACAGAACTACGTGGATTGTGGCGACACCTTTCAGGAAAGTTCCCGTGACTGGAAAGGTTCCCGTGTCGGAATTTATTCGTACAATACGAAAGAAGCATCCGGTAGTGCCTGGTTCGATTCATTCGACTACAAGTACGATGGCCCCGGTGGTTTAGTAACA